The proteins below come from a single Triticum aestivum cultivar Chinese Spring chromosome 5D, IWGSC CS RefSeq v2.1, whole genome shotgun sequence genomic window:
- the LOC123120068 gene encoding nifU-like protein 1, chloroplastic, giving the protein MQAAVAAAAWTPTTSPSTSSSFKVGVSPRLRGRRTPSAAATSVAVSTRQPLEVVRPIADPNPVVDSPLTAENVELVLDQVRPYLMADGGNVALHEIDGNVVRLKLQGACGACPSSVMTMRMGIQRRLMDEIPEIAAVEAITDKEAGLKLNEENVEKVLDEIRPYLTGAGGGNLRFVAINKFFVKVQLKGPAAGVAAVRVAVAKKLREKIPSITAVRLLP; this is encoded by the exons ATGCAGGCGGCGGTAGCGGCGGCGGCATGGACGCCGACCACCTCGCCGTCTACCTCCTCCTCCTTCAAG GTTGGGGTCTCACCGCGCTTGCGTGGGAGGAGAACGCCCTCTGCCGCGGCAACTTCGGTTGCCGTGTCCACTCGCCAGCCGCTGGAAG TTGTTCGACCCATTGCCGACCCGAATCCGGTGGTCGATTCGCCATTAACCGCTGAAAATGTGGAGCTTGTTCTGGATCAAGTCCGGCCGTATCTCATGGCAGACGGCGGCAATGTTGCCTTGCATGAGATCGACGGGAATGTAGTGAGGCTCAAGCTGCAAGGAGCATGCGGGGCGTGCCCGAGCTCGGTGATGACCATGAGGATGGGCATTCAGCGGCGTTTGATGGATGAAATACCAGAGATTGCTGCAGTTGAAGCTATCACGGACAAGGAGGCTGGGCTTAAGCTGAACGAAGAGAATGTTGAAAAG GTACTCGATGAGATCAGGCCATACCTCACCGGCGCTGGAGGCGGTAATCTCAGGTTTGTTGCGATCAACAAATTCTTCGTGAAAGTCCAACTCAAGGGCCCTGCAGCAGGTGTGGCGGCCGTCCGAGTTGCTGTAGCAAAGAAGCTCAGAGAGAAGATCCCATCCATCACAGCTGTCCGGCTATTGCCGTAA